Genomic segment of Terriglobia bacterium:
GTAACCGTAATAAAGCCGAAACGGAATGTTAAAGTGCGGCACGATGACCTGCAGCTCTATCCCCGCTGAACTGCGCGGCTGATAGTTGGTTCCCGCGGCCAATTGCAATCGGGTTGGAGGATTGAAGAACGGGAACTGCTGCGTCAGGGACGTCAGGGCGTTGGGCCGCAAATTCAGCTCGTCCTTGTGCCAGATGAAGTCCATACCCGCGTCAAAGAACGGAGCCACTGCCACAGGGCCAATGATCGGTATCCGGTATTCAAAGTTTGTATACCACTGCGTGTCGCCCCCCGGAAAAATAACGGTGTTCACCGGAAAACTCGTGGATGAACCGCAGGCCCCGGTGGGCTTCCCATCTGACCCCAGGGCAGGTATGACGTTGCCGGTGGCGTCGCGATTGCACACTGACCCGACGGTGGGGAAGAAAGCGACCGGACTGATCGAATAGATATCGAAGCCGCGGATGTCGTTTTCGCCGCCCATGTAGAACCGCGCAAATGGCGGCGGAACTTTGCCGTCGTATCCGCTGATCGTAGAGGCCGTAAGGTGCAAAGCCAGCGTGTTACGGCCGTGATTTATAGGGTGGTAATACTTGAAGTCAAGAGTCGGCGTGATCGTGTTGACATTGCCGCCCAGCACGCTGCCCGCAAACTGCAATGATGCATAGATGGACTTCCCGTAATGCGGTTCAAGATAATTCGGTCCGACTGTGTTGTAGGTACAGGTCGGCATGATCGAACTCGTCTTGATTCCCGTCAGCGAATTGGGTCCCTGGGTTATGTTCTGAAAGTTGAGGGCCTTGAAGTACTGCTGCGAGGCCAGACTGAAGGTCTCCAGGCTGCTGGTTGAAAAACTGTAGGTCAGTCCCACGCGCGCAAAATGCCGGCGAAGTGGATTGCTAATGAATGCTGTGAAGCCCGTGGAGTTTTGCGCGAAATTCTGGAACGAAGTGGCTCCAAACGCCGAAGCCAGCGCCGTCTGGCTGACGCCGGAAAATATGCTGGTCTGCTGAAGCTGATTGAAATTGATGTCACTCTTGAAGACAGTGAACCCGGTGGTAATGGGGCGGTCCATCAGATAGGGCTCCGTGAACCCAAACGTGTAGAGCTTTTCATACTGCCCTGTCTGCACTCCCACGCTCAGGGTTTCGCCCAGCCCCATGAAATTGTTGGTGGAATAATTAAACCCGAAGAAGTTGCCGGCAAAACCGCTGACGCCTCCCGAGAAGCCGATCGAGTTGCGCCCCTTCTCGTGGACCTTCAGGTCGATATCAACGGTATGGTTTTTGGCGTTCTGGGTGATCGTATAATCTTCTTTCTTGATTTCCTGGAAAAATCCAAGCTGGTTCACCTTCAGGATGCTCAGGTCCCAGTACCGCGTGTTAAACATCTCGCCTTCGTTCACCAGCAGTTCGCGCCGGACCACTTTGTCGCGAGTTTTCGTATTGCCCGAAAACTCGATGCGATGAATGTAAAACTGGCGTCCTTCGTCAAAATCGAAGGTCAGGTTGACCTCATGGCGGCTTCGGTTGGGTTCGGGGTCTGGAGTGGCGACAAAGTTGATGTAACCGAACTCGCCGTATAGCTTGGTGAGATTGTCAATCGCCTTGCGCATCTTCGAAACGTCAAAGATGTCACCGGATTTCATGCCCAGTATGGGCATCAGTTGCTGCGTCTTGAAAAGCTTATTGCCCCGGATGTTGAACTTCCCCAGCCTGTACTGCTGCCCTTCCTCCACCGGAATCGTAACATCCACGGCTTTGCCATGACCCCAGCTCCAGAAGAAAAATGGCCAGTGGTGGGCCGTATCCTTCATCTTGACCACCGGCTCTCCAGGCAGCGCGTAAAAATATCCGTGATTCTGATACAATTCGCGCACTTTTTCGAGGTCATACAGCACCTGGTCGTGATCGTAGGTCTTGTGAAACCAGTAAAAAAACGGAGGAGCTCCGCCGGGCCGTGACAACTTCATCTGGCGCACCAGTTCGCCATTCCGGAAAACTGTGTTGCCGGTGAAGTGGATGCTGCCAATCTTTACTTTGGGACCTTCATTCACAATGAAAGTGAGCGCTACCGAGTTCGGAGGAATATTGCGCGTGCGGTGCCGGACGGTCGCAAACTGCCGCCCATGGGCGCCCAGCATCTCCTGGAGAACGACTTCCGCCCGCTTGATGACCACGGGGTCGTACTGCGAATCCATCGTCAAGCCGACCTTCTGCTTCTGGAAAGCATCCAGCACGTCGGATTGTTCCACCGAATGGAGTCCTTTGTAGGTGATCGCCCGGATCAGTTTCTTTTCGCGGACGTAGAAGACAACAATTTTGCCGGTCTTTCCGTCCTGGACCTCCAGCCGGATGTCATCGAAATAGCCGGTGTTCCACAGAGCCATATAGTCGCGCTCGAGCGAACTCTCGTTATAGACATCACCCGGGCGCGTAAAAATCTGAGACTGCAGCCGCGAAGAAGGAATGCGCCGGTTGCCCCGGAATTCGACACGTTCAA
This window contains:
- the bamA gene encoding outer membrane protein assembly factor BamA; this translates as MTGRRKRQDQPAGATLAAAVLVLILAGGGLRAQGPPSQGQENQTPSPAPSEQQQAQEKQQQGQEKGQQGQEKQQPPNPAPAKPQQPQLTTPQLTTPQLTNPQLTTPPAPTPGKPAPKEQGQPARPQQQVLIERVEFRGNRRIPSSRLQSQIFTRPGDVYNESSLERDYMALWNTGYFDDIRLEVQDGKTGKIVVFYVREKKLIRAITYKGLHSVEQSDVLDAFQKQKVGLTMDSQYDPVVIKRAEVVLQEMLGAHGRQFATVRHRTRNIPPNSVALTFIVNEGPKVKIGSIHFTGNTVFRNGELVRQMKLSRPGGAPPFFYWFHKTYDHDQVLYDLEKVRELYQNHGYFYALPGEPVVKMKDTAHHWPFFFWSWGHGKAVDVTIPVEEGQQYRLGKFNIRGNKLFKTQQLMPILGMKSGDIFDVSKMRKAIDNLTKLYGEFGYINFVATPDPEPNRSRHEVNLTFDFDEGRQFYIHRIEFSGNTKTRDKVVRRELLVNEGEMFNTRYWDLSILKVNQLGFFQEIKKEDYTITQNAKNHTVDIDLKVHEKGRNSIGFSGGVSGFAGNFFGFNYSTNNFMGLGETLSVGVQTGQYEKLYTFGFTEPYLMDRPITTGFTVFKSDINFNQLQQTSIFSGVSQTALASAFGATSFQNFAQNSTGFTAFISNPLRRHFARVGLTYSFSTSSLETFSLASQQYFKALNFQNITQGPNSLTGIKTSSIMPTCTYNTVGPNYLEPHYGKSIYASLQFAGSVLGGNVNTITPTLDFKYYHPINHGRNTLALHLTASTISGYDGKVPPPFARFYMGGENDIRGFDIYSISPVAFFPTVGSVCNRDATGNVIPALGSDGKPTGACGSSTSFPVNTVIFPGGDTQWYTNFEYRIPIIGPVAVAPFFDAGMDFIWHKDELNLRPNALTSLTQQFPFFNPPTRLQLAAGTNYQPRSSAGIELQVIVPHFNIPFRLYYGYNLLRLNDVITPPQTSADIQALFPNTPTYLGALPFFQSFRYEERKTRLGFTVARTF